A single genomic interval of Lathyrus oleraceus cultivar Zhongwan6 chromosome 7, CAAS_Psat_ZW6_1.0, whole genome shotgun sequence harbors:
- the LOC127105247 gene encoding protein VAC14 homolog: protein MADALSAIPAAVLRNLADKLYEKRKNAALEVENIVKHLASNGDHDKIVSLINLLTTEFTYSPQPNHRKGGLIGLAAATVGLTSEAAQHLEQIVPPVLNSLSDQDVRVRYYACEALYNIAKVVRGEFIVFFNQIFDALCKLSADSDANVQSAAHLLDRLVKDIVTESDQFSIEEFIPLLRERMNVLNPYVRQFLVGWITVLDSVPDIDMLGFLPDFLDGLFNMLSDSSHEIRQQADSALSEFLQEIKNSPSVDYGRMAEILVERASSPDEFTRLTALTWINEFVKLSGDQLVPYYADILGAILPCISDKEEKIRVVACETNEELRTIKADPAEGFDVGEVLSIARRQLSSEWEATRIEALHWISTLLNNYRPEVLQYLNDIFDTLLKALSDPSDEVVLLVLDVHACIAKDPQHFRQLVVFLMHNFRIDNSLLEKRGALIIRRLCVLLDAERVYRELSTILEGESDLDFASIMVQALNLILLTSSELSEIRVLLKQTLVNPAGRDLYVSLYASWCHSPMAIISLCFLAQTYQHVSTVIQSLVEEDINVKFLVQLDKLIRLLETPVFAYLRLQLLEPGKHTWLFKALYGLLMLLPQQSAAFKILKTRLKAVPAYSFNGEQLKKTSSGAPYQFLHHMSGGSHITEDGDVAVDNGNSHNAINFATRIKQFQEMQQQHREHFRTQAQIRRKVIPVSKEEEVPRQEEETKRPHLSELNVVPRSSKR, encoded by the exons ATGGCCGACGCTTTATCGGCTATTCCGGCAGCCGTTCTTCGCAACCTTGCTGATAAGTTATACGAAAAACGCAAAAATGCTGCTCTTGAG GTTGAGAATATAGTGAAACATTTAGCTAGTAATGGAGATCATGATAAAATTGTGTCTCTCATCAATTTGTTGACTACAGAATTTACTTATTCACCTCAACCCAATCATCGGAAG GGGGGATTGATAGGATTGGCTGCTGCAACTGTTGGGTTGACTTCTGAAGCAGCTCAGCATCTTGAG CAAATCGTGCCCCCTGTGCTAAATTCTTTGTCCGACCAAGATGTTAGAGTTCGTTATTATGCTTGTGAAGCACTATATAACATAGCTAAG GTTGTGAGAGGGGAGTTTATTGTATTCTTCAACCAGATCTTTGATGCATTATGCAAGCTTTCTGCAGACTCTGATGCAAATGTACAAAGTGCTGCTCACCTCTTAGATCGGCTGGTGAAG GATATTGTGACCGAAAGTGATCAGTTCAG TATTGAAGAATTTATACCACTGTTGAGGGAGCGCATGAATGTATTGAATCCATATGTCCGCCAGTTTTTGGTAGGGTGGATTACTGTATTGGACAGTGTCCCAGATATTGAtatgttgggttttcttcccgACTTTCTTGATG GATTGTTTAATATGTTAAGTGATTCAAGTCATGAAATACGTCAACAAGCTGATTCAGCTCTTTCAGAGTTTCTTCAAGAAATTAAGAACTCGCCA TCTGTAGATTATGGTCGTATGGCTGAAATACTGGTAGAGAGAGCAAGTTCTCCAGATGAGTTTACGAGATTAACAGCTCTCACATGG ATAAATGAGTTTGTCAAACTTAGTGGAGATCAGCTTGTTCCATATTATGCAGACATTCTTGGAGCCATTTTGCCTTGTATATCAGATAAAGAAGAGAAAATTAGAGTT GTTGCTTGTGAAACCAATGAAGAGCTACGTACCATCAAGGCTGATCCAGCTGAAGGATTTGATGTAGGAGAAGTCCTCTCCATTGCAAGGAG GCAATTATCTAGTGAATGGGAGGCTACTCGAATTGAAGCTTTGCACTGGATATCAACCCTTTTAAATAACTATCGCCCTGAG GTTTTGCAATATTTGAATGACATATTCGACACCCTGCTCAAGGCACTTTCAGATCCATCTGATGAG GTTGTTCTTCTGGTTCTTGATGTTCATGCATGCATTGCAAAAGATCCTCAGCACTTTCGTCAGCTTGTTGTTTTCCTAATGCACAATTTCCGGATAGACAATTCACTTTTGGAGAA GCGTGGTGCTTTGATAATCCGTCGGCTTTGTGTGCTTTTGGATGCTGAGAGAGTCTACCGTGAACTTTCTACAATACTAGAAGGAGAATCTGATTTGGATTTTGCATCAATTATGGTTCAG GCTTTGAATTTGATCTTACTTACATCATCAGAACTATCGGAGATTAGAGTTCTTTTGAAGCAAACACTGGTAAATCCTGCCGGGAGGGATTTATATGTTTCTTTGTATGCCTCATGGTGTCATTCTCCTATGGCGATTATAAGTCTTTGCTTCTTAGCTCAG ACTTACCAACATGTGAGTACTGTGATTCAGTCTCTGGTAGAGGAGGATATTAATGTCAAATTCTTAGTACAGCTGGATAAATTGATTCGTTTGCTGGAAACTCCGGTCTTTGCTTATCTTCGACTGCAG CTTCTGGAACCTGGAAAACATACATGGTTATTTAAAGCTCTGTATGGTCTTCTGATGTTGCTTCCTCAG CAAAGCGCTGCATTCAAGATACTGAAAACTCGCTTAAAAGCAGTGCCAGCGTATTCTTTCAATGGTGAGCAATTGAAGAAAACATCCTCCGGGGCCCCCTACCAATTTCTCCATCACATGTCTGGTGGATCTCACATCACAGAAGATGGCGACGTAGCCGTGGACAACGGTAACTCACACAATGCAATAAATTTTGCAACAAGGATAAAACAGTTTCAGGAAATGCAGCAACAGCATCGCGAGCATTTTAGAACACAAGCACAGATACGCCGAAAGGTCATACCTGTATCAAAG GAGGAGGAGGTACCAAGACAAGAAGAAGAAACAAAGAGACCTCATTTGAGTGAGCTTAATGTTGTACCAAGATCATCCAAGAGATAA
- the LOC127105248 gene encoding ankyrin repeat-containing protein At2g01680: protein MESKGLRFMTHQSIFTMVGSGDLDGLKKLLEQLKREDDDNSNNGSSSSSSPMSVSDVMSLQNDHGETPLYIAAERNLKQVFDFLLQLCHFEILKIRSKSDMNAFHVAAKRGHLDIVKEILSSWPEVCKLCDSSNTSPLYSAAVQDHLDVVNSILDVDVGSMFIVRKNGKTALHNAVRYGVDRIVKALIARDTGIVCIKDKKGQTALHMAVKGQSTSVVEEILQADPTILNERDKKGNTALHMATRKGRSQIVSLLLSYSAVDVNAINKQQETALDLADKLPYGSSALEIQEALSEYGAKYARHVGKLDEAMELKRTVSDIKHEVQSQLIQNEKTRRRVSGIAKELKKLHREAVQNTINSVTLIAVLFASIAFLAIFNLPGQYIMEGPQTGKSNIADHVGFQVFCLLNSTSLFISLAVVVVQITLVAWDTRAQKQIVSVVNKLMWAACACTCGAFLAIAFEVVGKKKWMAITITAVGTPILVGTLASMCYFVFRQHFGIFQSDSQRRIKRASGSKSFSWSYSANISDLDEYNSDIEKIYAL from the exons ATGGAGTCCAAGGGTCTGCGATTCATGACCCATCAATCAATTTTCACCATGGTTGGATCTGGAGACCTTGATGGATTGAAGAAGCTCTTGGAGCAACTCAAAAGGGAAGATGATGATAATAGTAATAATGGGTCATCATCATCGTCGTCACCTATGTCCGTTTCTGATGTTATGTCTCTTCAAAATGATCATGGGGAAACGCCACTTTACATCGCTGCTGAACGTAATCTGAAGCAAGTTTTCGACTTTTTGCTTCAATTGTGTCATTTTGAGATTCTCAAGATTCGTTCCAAGTCTGATATGAACGCTTTTCATGTTGCTGCTAAGCGTGGCCATTTGG ATATTGTGAAGGAGATTTTGAGTTCTTGGCCTGAGGTTTGTAAGTTGTGCGACTCGTCAAACACAAGCCCTTTATATTCTGCTGCAGTTCAAGACCACTTAGATGTGGTGAATTCTATTTTGGATGTTGATGTCGGTTCCATGTTTATAGTTAGGAAAAACGGGAAAACTGCGCTGCACAATGCTGTTAGGTATGGCGTCGATCGTATTGTGAAAGCACTTATTGCCCGTGATACAGGAATTGTCTGCATCAAAGATAAAAAAGGTCAAACGGCACTGCATATGGCTGTTAAAGGACAGAGTACATCAGTGGTGGAGGAGATATTACAAGCTGATCCAACTATATTAAATGAGCGCGATAAGAAGGGTAATACGGCTCTTCACATGGCTACAAGGAAAGGCCGATCACAG ATAGTGAGCCTCTTGTTAAGCTATTCGGCTGTGGATGTTAATGCCATCAATAAGCAACAAGAAACAGCTTTGGATTTGGCAGATAAACTTCCATATGGATCTTCAGCTTTAGAAATCCAAGAAGCACTTTCAGAATATGGTGCTAAATATGCAAGACATGTTGGTAAATTAGATGAAGCAATGGAACTTAAAAGAACTGTAAGTGATATAAAGCATGAGGTGCAATCACAGCTTATTCAAAATGAAAAAACTCGCCGACGAGTTTCTGGTATAGCTAAGGAACTGAAGAAACTTCATAGAGAAGCTGTTCAAAACACCATTAACTCTGTCACGCTCATTGCAGTCCTTTTCGCCTCAATAGCGTTCTTGGCCATATTCAATTTGCCAGGTCAATATATCATGGAAGGACCACAGACAGGAAAATCTAACATAGCCGATCATGTTGGATTCCAAGTTTTCTGTCTCTTGAATTCGACGTCTCTTTTCATATCTCTCGCTGTTGTTGTTGTTCAAATCACTTTGGTTGCTTGGGATACCAGGGCTCAAAAGCAAATTGTGTCAGTCGTTAACAAGTTAATGTGGGCTGCCTGTGCTTGCACGTGTGGCGCATTCTTGGCTATAGCTTTCGAGGTTGTTGGAAAGAAAAAATGGATGGCCATCACCATAACTGCTGTAGGGACACCAATTCTAGTCGGGACTCTTGCGAGCATGTGTTACTTTGTTTTTCGACAACATTTTGGTATTTTTCAGAGCGATTCCCAGAGACGAATCAAACGGGCAAGTGGAAGCAAATCTTTCTCGTGGTCTTACTCTGCAAATATATCAGATTTGGACGAATACAATTCAGACATTGAGAAAATCTATGCTCTGTAA